A portion of the Oncorhynchus gorbuscha isolate QuinsamMale2020 ecotype Even-year linkage group LG19, OgorEven_v1.0, whole genome shotgun sequence genome contains these proteins:
- the LOC124006255 gene encoding kin of IRRE-like protein 1 isoform X5, with product MLPLYLVICLMGTATRAAYFSQQPQDQVVVSGQSVTLPCVIVGYRGMVQWTKDGLALGGERDLPGWTRYSLMGDPLSGEHSLMIDSAELADDAVYECQATQAGLRSHRAKLTVLVPPTDPVVEGGPIIRVKAHTPYNLTCRASGAKPAAEITWYRDGEVMDTAIYSKTRMEDGKRELAVSMLPVVPEDKDSGRTYTCRVLNPAAPAGLQTSVTINVQHPPSVTLSVQPQSVMEGAKVLFICSASANPEITGYRWSKGGVPISEANGDSLEVTVDHSYFTDPVSCEVSNSVGSTNVSTLVDVQFGPRLLSEPKPMNVDIGMDAAFTCTWTGNPPLTLAWTKQGSSVVLSNGNTLQLKAVTQEDAGTYTCKAIVPRIGVAERDVTLTVNGPPIITADATQHAVKHSKGKLECLVGNSPSPDKIVWTFGDMTLSSGSSGRFSVQTVTSDHGVLSSLVLSETLAQDFLLRYNCTAWNRFGTGTALVTLKEQEALPMLIIIGAAVGGGCVLLICVVTLVSLCCRHTGKGEVEGKKCTRLSKSDIRVQIVHSDHNATRGNDDEEDVKEPMGLLFPPQAPNSSESPGTSRTEHSDLLEEDEDERSDIKDPTNGYYNVHAHEDRVIRSGFSDYVPNPRPVYTPSQLPSPSPLYGQHTVVAATQPRIYDFSHRYATTTGARSTYEQQQAAAAQPGAIYPTDPVYSGSAYLPTAATYGRAFTSYVKPASYEKVDAYDQSDQASKVSSSSRFSYASSQVSSQQSDYGRPSQRMQTHV from the exons CTACCCGAGCAGCCTACTTTTCCCAGCAGCCCCAAGACCAGGTAGTGGTGTCTGGTCAATCGGTGACTCTGCCCTGTGTAATCGTGGGGTACAGGGGAATGGTGCAGTGGACCAAAGACGGCCTGGCGCTGGGTGGAGAAAGAGATCTGCCAG GATGGACACGCTACTCCTTAATGGGAGACCCGCTATCAGGCGAGCACAGCTTGATGATCGACTCGGCAGAGCTGGCGGATGACGCCGTGTACGAGTGTCAGGCTACGCAGGCCGGACTGCGCTCCCACCGAGCCAAGCTCACTGTTCTAG tTCCCCCCACAGACCCGGTGGTGGAGGGGGGTCCTATCATACGTGTGAAGGCCCACACACCCTACAACCTCACCTGCCGCGCCTCAGGGGCCAAGCCTGCCGCCGAGATCACCTGGTACAGAGACGGAGAGGTCATGGACACGGCCATATACTCCAAG ACGcggatggaggatgggaagagggAGCTGGCTGTCAGTATGCTTCCTGTGGTGCCGGAGGACAAGGACTCTGGCCGTACCTACACCTGTCGCGTCCTCAACCCCGCCGCCCCCGCCGGACTCCAGACCTCCGTCACCATCAACGTCCAGC ACCCCCCATCAGTGACCCTGTCCGTCCAGCCCCAGAGTGTCATGGAGGGAGCCAAGGTTCTGTTCATCTGCTCTGCCTCTGCCAACCCTGAGATCACAGGATACAG GTGGTCCAAGGGAGGAGTCCCCATCTCGGAGGCGAACGGGGACAGCCTGGAGGTGACGGTAGACCACTCGTACTTcacagaccctgtctcctgtgAGGTATCCAACTCAGTGGGCAGCACCAACGTCAGCACCCTGGTGGATGTACAAT TTGGTCCCAGGCTGCTGTCGGAGCCCAAGCCCATGAACGTGGACATTGGGATGGACGCTGCCTTCACCTGCACCTGGACAGGCAACCCTCCCCTTACCCTGGCCTGGACCAAACAGGGCTCAAGCGTG gTGCTCAGTAATGGCAACACCCTGCAGCTGAAGGCTGTCACCCAGGAGGATGCTGGGACGTATACCTGCAAGGCCATCGTCCCCCGCATCGGGGTGGCTGAGAGGGACGTCACGCTCACTGTCAACG gcccACCTATCATTACAGCAGACGCCACACAGCACGCTGTCAAGCACTCCAAGGGCAAGCTAGAGTGCCTGGTGGGAAACAGCCCCTCGCCTGACAAGATT GTGTGGACATTTGGAGACATGACCCTCTCCTCAGGTTCCTCCGGTCGTTTCTCTGTCCAGACGGTGACCAGTGACCACGGGGTCCTGTCCTCCCTGGTCCTGTCTGAGACCCTGGCCCAGGACTTCCTACTCCGCTACAACTGCACCGCATGGAACCGCTTCGGCACAGGCACCGCGCTGGTCACCCTCAAGGAGCAAG agGCCCTGCCCATGCTGATCATCATTGGGGCGGCGGTGGGCGGAGGGTGTGTCCTGCTCATCTGTGTCGTCACCCtggtctctctctgctgcaggcACACCGGGAAAGGTGAGGTCGAAG GTAAAAAGTGCACACGCCTCTCAAAGAGTGACATCAGAGTTCAGATTGTGCACAGTGACCACAATGCTACCCGTGGCAACGATGATGAGGAGGATGTCAAGGAGCCCATG GGACTGTTGTTTCCCCCTCAGGCCCCCAACAGCAGTGAGTCTCCTGGGACGTCCCGGACGGAACACAGTGACCTGCTGGAGGAGGACGAGGACGAGAGGTCCGACATCAAG GACCCCACTAACGGCTACTACAACGTGCATGCTCACGAGGACCGGGTGATCCGCAGTGGTTTCTCAGATTACGTGCCCAACCCCCGTCCTGTCTACACACCATCCCAGCTGCCCTCCCCCAGCCCGCTGTACGGCCAGCACACAGTGGTGGCAGCCACACAGCCCCGCATCTACGACTTCTCCCACCGCTACGCCACCACCACAGGGGCCCGCTCCACCTACGAGCAGCAGCAGGCAGCGGCAGCCCAGCCCGGAGCCATCTACCCCACCGACCCCGTCTACAGCGGCTCTGCCTACCTGCCCACCGCCGCCACATACGGCCGAGCCTTCACCAGCTACGTCAAGCCCGCCTCCTACGAGAAGGTGGACGCCTACGATCAATCGGACCAGGCTAGCAAGGTGTCTAGCTCCTCTCGTTTCTCCTATGCATCATCGCAGGTCTCCTCCCAGCAGTCCGACTACGGACGGCCGTCACAACGCATGCAGACTCACGTCTGA
- the LOC124006255 gene encoding kin of IRRE-like protein 1 isoform X1, whose product MLPLYLVICLMGTATRAAYFSQQPQDQVVVSGQSVTLPCVIVGYRGMVQWTKDGLALGGERDLPGWTRYSLMGDPLSGEHSLMIDSAELADDAVYECQATQAGLRSHRAKLTVLVPPTDPVVEGGPIIRVKAHTPYNLTCRASGAKPAAEITWYRDGEVMDTAIYSKTRMEDGKRELAVSMLPVVPEDKDSGRTYTCRVLNPAAPAGLQTSVTINVQHPPSVTLSVQPQSVMEGAKVLFICSASANPEITGYRWSKGGVPISEANGDSLEVTVDHSYFTDPVSCEVSNSVGSTNVSTLVDVQFGPRLLSEPKPMNVDIGMDAAFTCTWTGNPPLTLAWTKQGSSVVLSNGNTLQLKAVTQEDAGTYTCKAIVPRIGVAERDVTLTVNGPPIITADATQHAVKHSKGKLECLVGNSPSPDKIVWTFGDMTLSSGSSGRFSVQTVTSDHGVLSSLVLSETLAQDFLLRYNCTAWNRFGTGTALVTLKEQEALPMLIIIGAAVGGGCVLLICVVTLVSLCCRHTGKGEVEGKKCTRLSKSDIRVQIVHSDHNATRGNDDEEDVKEPMVNASVQSLSAPNSSESPGTSRTEHSDLLEEDEDERSDIKVKTDPTNGYYNVHAHEDRVIRSGFSDYVPNPRPVYTPSQLPSPSPLYGQHTVVAATQPRIYDFSHRYATTTGARSTYEQQQAAAAQPGAIYPTDPVYSGSAYLPTAATYGRAFTSYVKPASYEKVDAYDQSDQASKVSSSSRFSYASSQVSSQQSDYGRPSQRMQTHV is encoded by the exons CTACCCGAGCAGCCTACTTTTCCCAGCAGCCCCAAGACCAGGTAGTGGTGTCTGGTCAATCGGTGACTCTGCCCTGTGTAATCGTGGGGTACAGGGGAATGGTGCAGTGGACCAAAGACGGCCTGGCGCTGGGTGGAGAAAGAGATCTGCCAG GATGGACACGCTACTCCTTAATGGGAGACCCGCTATCAGGCGAGCACAGCTTGATGATCGACTCGGCAGAGCTGGCGGATGACGCCGTGTACGAGTGTCAGGCTACGCAGGCCGGACTGCGCTCCCACCGAGCCAAGCTCACTGTTCTAG tTCCCCCCACAGACCCGGTGGTGGAGGGGGGTCCTATCATACGTGTGAAGGCCCACACACCCTACAACCTCACCTGCCGCGCCTCAGGGGCCAAGCCTGCCGCCGAGATCACCTGGTACAGAGACGGAGAGGTCATGGACACGGCCATATACTCCAAG ACGcggatggaggatgggaagagggAGCTGGCTGTCAGTATGCTTCCTGTGGTGCCGGAGGACAAGGACTCTGGCCGTACCTACACCTGTCGCGTCCTCAACCCCGCCGCCCCCGCCGGACTCCAGACCTCCGTCACCATCAACGTCCAGC ACCCCCCATCAGTGACCCTGTCCGTCCAGCCCCAGAGTGTCATGGAGGGAGCCAAGGTTCTGTTCATCTGCTCTGCCTCTGCCAACCCTGAGATCACAGGATACAG GTGGTCCAAGGGAGGAGTCCCCATCTCGGAGGCGAACGGGGACAGCCTGGAGGTGACGGTAGACCACTCGTACTTcacagaccctgtctcctgtgAGGTATCCAACTCAGTGGGCAGCACCAACGTCAGCACCCTGGTGGATGTACAAT TTGGTCCCAGGCTGCTGTCGGAGCCCAAGCCCATGAACGTGGACATTGGGATGGACGCTGCCTTCACCTGCACCTGGACAGGCAACCCTCCCCTTACCCTGGCCTGGACCAAACAGGGCTCAAGCGTG gTGCTCAGTAATGGCAACACCCTGCAGCTGAAGGCTGTCACCCAGGAGGATGCTGGGACGTATACCTGCAAGGCCATCGTCCCCCGCATCGGGGTGGCTGAGAGGGACGTCACGCTCACTGTCAACG gcccACCTATCATTACAGCAGACGCCACACAGCACGCTGTCAAGCACTCCAAGGGCAAGCTAGAGTGCCTGGTGGGAAACAGCCCCTCGCCTGACAAGATT GTGTGGACATTTGGAGACATGACCCTCTCCTCAGGTTCCTCCGGTCGTTTCTCTGTCCAGACGGTGACCAGTGACCACGGGGTCCTGTCCTCCCTGGTCCTGTCTGAGACCCTGGCCCAGGACTTCCTACTCCGCTACAACTGCACCGCATGGAACCGCTTCGGCACAGGCACCGCGCTGGTCACCCTCAAGGAGCAAG agGCCCTGCCCATGCTGATCATCATTGGGGCGGCGGTGGGCGGAGGGTGTGTCCTGCTCATCTGTGTCGTCACCCtggtctctctctgctgcaggcACACCGGGAAAGGTGAGGTCGAAG GTAAAAAGTGCACACGCCTCTCAAAGAGTGACATCAGAGTTCAGATTGTGCACAGTGACCACAATGCTACCCGTGGCAACGATGATGAGGAGGATGTCAAGGAGCCCATGGTAAATGCCTCCGTTCAATCACTTTCA GCCCCCAACAGCAGTGAGTCTCCTGGGACGTCCCGGACGGAACACAGTGACCTGCTGGAGGAGGACGAGGACGAGAGGTCCGACATCAAGGTAAAAACC GACCCCACTAACGGCTACTACAACGTGCATGCTCACGAGGACCGGGTGATCCGCAGTGGTTTCTCAGATTACGTGCCCAACCCCCGTCCTGTCTACACACCATCCCAGCTGCCCTCCCCCAGCCCGCTGTACGGCCAGCACACAGTGGTGGCAGCCACACAGCCCCGCATCTACGACTTCTCCCACCGCTACGCCACCACCACAGGGGCCCGCTCCACCTACGAGCAGCAGCAGGCAGCGGCAGCCCAGCCCGGAGCCATCTACCCCACCGACCCCGTCTACAGCGGCTCTGCCTACCTGCCCACCGCCGCCACATACGGCCGAGCCTTCACCAGCTACGTCAAGCCCGCCTCCTACGAGAAGGTGGACGCCTACGATCAATCGGACCAGGCTAGCAAGGTGTCTAGCTCCTCTCGTTTCTCCTATGCATCATCGCAGGTCTCCTCCCAGCAGTCCGACTACGGACGGCCGTCACAACGCATGCAGACTCACGTCTGA